In Phaseolus vulgaris cultivar G19833 chromosome 10, P. vulgaris v2.0, whole genome shotgun sequence, a single genomic region encodes these proteins:
- the LOC137817953 gene encoding uncharacterized protein: MASDPRKGLVLSSKALADAASWYCAFVLVALLLLSMFRDSSMLPTHANFVDNQLLFRPCEEIYVVGEGETLHTISDKCGDPFIVENNPHIHDPDDVFPGLVIKITPSYHP; this comes from the coding sequence ATGGCTTCAGACCCCAGAAAGGGACTGGTTCTGAGTTCAAAGGCCCTAGCTGATGCAGCTTCATGGTACTGTGCCTTTGTTCTTGTTGCCCTTCTGCTCCTAAGCATGTTCAGAGACAGCTCCATGCTTCCAACCCATGCCAACTTCGTAGACAACCAACTCCTGTTCCGGCCATGCGAGGAAATCTATGTTGTTGGAGAAGGTGAGACACTTCACACAATAAGTGACAAGTGTGGTGACCCTTTTATAGTTGAGAACAACCCTCACATCCATGACCCTGATGATGTCTTCCCTGGCCTCGTTATCAAGATCACACCCTCGTATCATCCCTAG